The genomic region GACGGTAATGAGGGGCTGTGGCGCCATGCCGGGGCGGCCGGCTTTGCGGTGCAGGTGGTGGAGCGGAGCATCAGTGGTAAGGAAAAGCGGGTCGACACCGGCCTGGTCACCCGCATCTGCCGTGACGCCTACCGGCTGGGGCAGCCGGGCAGGGACCGCATCACCCTGGTGGCCGGCGACGGCGACTACGAACCGATGGTACGGCAACTGGTGCAGGACGGCTTCGAGGTAACGCTGCTCTACTGGTCCCATGCCAGCCGTGAGCTGCAGGCCGTGGCCAGCCGCTTCTACCCGCTCGACGATGACCTGGAGGATCTGGCGCTGCGCTGACAGCCTGCTGCCCGCCGGACCAGCCACGGACTTGTCCCCAGATTGCGGGGACAGAGCTGTGGATCACCGGGTGGACAGGATGTGCAGGGCAGGGGAGGGGCCCGCTCCGACCCCGACGCTCCAAAGCGGTTGATCACGTCCGCATCTCGCGCGCACTGGCGTCCTGCTCTGTCACCAGGAGCTCAGCAGCTCAGGAGATGCCTTGATCTGCAGGATCCTGGCTGGTCTGCTGACCTGGACGTCCGCGCAAGGAGCAGCCTGTTGAGCGTTTCGGGTTTCTTCGCACAACTCGTGGCCCGGGACTGTCAGGAATTTCGTGTGTGGCGGGGCATAGTAGGGAAGAAGGAGACCCCCTATGGCCCGACGGAAAGAGCCGCGGATCCCGGATGCGATCCTGGACCAGTTGCTGGCCGGTGCGGACGCCAGAACGGCCTTCGAGCAGGGCGGCCTGCTGGATGAGCTGAAGAAGGCGTT from Roseomonas marmotae harbors:
- a CDS encoding NYN domain-containing protein — its product is MHLAYVDCSNLFIEAQKVSAVARGWARSLAEVNQQSRPHFSYRIDFHRLMALLRELEDPVQAAVFGSITDGNEGLWRHAGAAGFAVQVVERSISGKEKRVDTGLVTRICRDAYRLGQPGRDRITLVAGDGDYEPMVRQLVQDGFEVTLLYWSHASRELQAVASRFYPLDDDLEDLALR